In one Maniola hyperantus chromosome 6, iAphHyp1.2, whole genome shotgun sequence genomic region, the following are encoded:
- the Gasz gene encoding ankyrin repeat, SAM and basic leucine zipper domain-containing protein 1, protein MANCRPAGLSDEDSDSDDNYGFFNKLDRNQSYTSNYENTRQKAETKLQEAIINGDLEGTAKVISEDLRDDVNARLESGWTPLSHACFHAQENIVQFFLYKGADPNTHADSVTPIMLACSNTSANESATYNIVLSLIEKNCILNVGDKYGVTPLMRAVISGRISVVELIIDKDVNIEIRDRQGWTAIFWAIHHNQPRCLELLLSRGARWNIVDKSNRSPKEIASSHENDEINDILQQCSMSNESDELLDSDATQQKDCLDNQTQWQDYYPGLRNESKPKYANEISHLLYGMNCDRLSKTFESTPIDLRTFLLLENEDMLKLGIEMPFERQRLKHGLRSFHTRSWKVNAVAGLQTERGEPKSITECLTILGTHLQQLYILETTLTYVLRDYNRIQNQIKFEPPDSPTMERLQGAAKKMIGNINSIRREVNAMKKIHTKISKDSLKPADLITEKSTKDVVIEVFTRIVVIGSLSYVAYRAVNNMWNK, encoded by the exons atggcAAACTGTAGACCGGCTGGTCTTTCAGATGAGGACTCGGACAGTGACGATAATTACGGCTTTTTTAATAAACTG GATCGCAATCAATCCTACACTAGCAACTATGAAAATACCAGACAAAAAGCTGAAACAAAGTTACAAGAAGCTATTATAAATGGAGATCTTGAAGGAACTGCTAAAGTTATCAGTGAAG ATCTGAGGGATGATGTCAATGCTAGACTGGAAAGCGGTTGGACACCTCTATCACATGCTTGTTTTCATGCTCAAGAAAATATTGTCCAATTCTTTTTGTATAAGGGTGCAGATCCTAACACACATGCAG ATTCTGTAACACCAATAATGTTAGCATGTTCAAATACCAGTGCCAATGAGTCTGCCACATACAACATTGTGTTGAGTCTAATAGAGAAGAACTGCATACTCAATGTTGGTGACAAGTACGGAGTGACGCCTCTCATGCGAGCTGTTATTAGTGGACGCATCTCTGTAGTTGAACTGATTATTGATAAGGATGTTAATATTGAGATAAGAGATCGGCAGGGCTGGACT GCAATCTTCTGGGCAATACACCACAATCAACCCCGGTGTCTTGAGTTACTCTTAAGTAGAGGAGCGAGATGGAATATAGTGGATAAATCTAATCGCTCACCAAAAGAAATAGCCAGTTCTCACGAAAATGATGAGATTAATGACATCCTTCAACAATGTTCAATGTCAAATGAGAGTGACGAATTACTAGACAGCGATGCAACTCAACAAAAGGATTGTCTAGACAATCAGACTCAGTGGCAGGATTATTACCCAGGCTTGAGGAATGAGAGCAA ACCAAAATATGCAAACGAAATATCTCACCTACTGTACGGTATGAACTGCGATCGCCTGTCGAAGACCTTCGAAAGTACTCCTATAGACTTGCGGACATTTCTCCTACTCGAAAATGAAGACATGCTAAAGCTAGGCATCGAAATGCCTTTTGAAAGACAGAGATTAAAACATGGCTTACGTAGTTTTCACACAAGGAGCTGGAAAGTAAATGCCGTCGCAGGGTTACAAACAGAGCGTGGTGAACCAAAGAG TATCACTGAATGTCTAACCATATTGGGAACCCACCTACAACAGCTGTATATTTTGGAGACTACTCTTACATACGTTTTACGCGATTACAACAGAATTcagaatcaaatcaaatttgaGCCGCCTGACTCACCTACAATGGAGAGATTGCAAGGCGCTGCCAAAAAGATGATCGGAAATATCAACAGTATTAGGAGAGAGGTTAATGCAATGaagaaaatccatactaag ATAAGTAAAGATAGTTTAAAGCCCGCCGACCTCATAACAGAGAAAAGTACAAAAGACGTAGTAATAGAAGTTTTCACTCGAATTGTCGTGATCGGCTCCCTAAGCTATGTCGCATATCGAGCTGTCAATAATATGTGGAACAAATAA
- the LOC117983191 gene encoding uncharacterized protein translates to MSSPPLPVKRKRALWSENSLASAMAAVKNGELSQREAAARYNIPRRTLRNHLTSGKSKKEIGRAPILSKAHEKDLVERIIKFSKIGMPLTPQVIRTQAYNFCEKQGIENNFNKKTGRAGRDWFNMFMKRNPNISIRKAQLMNPARAQKLNKSIVQHHFQEIKKLYDELDIPNHPERLYNIDEKGCRLTIHHQQKVLAEKGNRRVHMVAHEHAENVTIAVCVSAAGNSIPPMILFKGIRLKQEFTDNLPPGTLVKMAPKGSMTSSLFINFIEHLGKYKSPGKCLLIFDGASCHLDYDIVDAAEKYDIILYCLPSNTTHELQPLDKSVNKSFENFWDQEVVKFMYHNPTKKINKARFNPIFTKVWAKSVTPENIINGFRATGLFPLDPNAIPEDAYLPSIN, encoded by the coding sequence ATGTCGTCACCACCCCTGCCAGTTAAAAGGAAGCGGGCCCTGTGGTCAGAAAATAGTTTGGCCTCGGCAATGGCTGCTGTGAAAAACGGTGAACTTTCACAACGAGAAGCAGCGGCTCGTTATAATATACCTCGCAGAACTCTACGAAACCACCTGACAtccggaaaatctaaaaaagaaATTGGGCGGGCCCCCATATTGTCAAAGGCGCACGAAAAAGATTTAGTGGagagaattataaaattttccaAAATAGGCATGCCGCTTACACCCCAAGTCATTCGAACACAGGCCTACAACTTCTGTGAGAAGCAGGGAATTGaaaacaatttcaataaaaaaactggCAGAGCGGGTAGGGACTGGTTCAACATGTTTATGAAACGGAACCCAAATATTTCAATCCGCAAGGCTCAACTTATGAACCCGGCTAGAGCACAGAAACTGAATAAGTCCATAGTGCAGCATCACTTtcaagaaataaagaaattgtaCGATGAACTAGACATTCCCAATCACCCAGAAAGGTTATATAACATCGACGAAAAAGGCTGCAGGTTAACTATCCATCACCAGCAAAAAGTTTTAGCTGAAAAAGGCAATCGCAGGGTTCATATGGTAGCACATGAACATGCGGAAAATGTTACGATTGCTGTTTGTGTTAGTGCTGCAGGAAATAGCATTCCTCCGATGATACTTTTTAAGGGTATACGACTTAAACAGGAATTCACAGACAACTTACCCCCTGGAACACTAGTGAAAATGGCACCTAAGGGTAGTATGACGAGCTCTTTGttcattaattttatagaaCATCTGGGAAAATACAAGTCCCCGGGAAAATGTTTGCTGATATTTGACGGTGCCTCGTGCCATCTAGATTATGATATAGTAGACGCAGCAGAAAAATatgatataatattgtattgctTGCCATCGAACACAACACATGAGTTGCAGCCGCTGGACAAATCAgtcaataaatcatttgaaaatTTCTGGGATCAAGAAGTTGTGAAGTTCATGTACCACAACCCTACCAAAAAGATCAATAAAGCGCGTTTTAATCCAATATTTACCAAAGTTTGGGCAAAAAGCGTGACCccagaaaatattattaatggCTTTCGAGCAACCGGATTGTTTCCCTTAGACCCTAACGCAATACCAGAAGATGCCTACCTGCCATCTATTAACTGA
- the LOC117983361 gene encoding heat shock protein beta-1, producing MADSGLKRNIPIKLGDFSVIDTEFSSIRERFDAEMRKMEDEMSKFRSELMNRESNNFFKSSTSTTSSSQHSDSRQLAEPGHWDSLNSPLIQDEGDGKSLKLRFDVSQYTPEEIVVKTVDNKLLVHAKHEEKSETKSVYREYNREFLLPKGTNPEAIKSSLSRDGVLTVEAPLPQLAITDRNIPIQKH from the exons ATGGCTGACAGTGGTCTGAAGAGGAATATTCCCATCAAGCTTGGAGATTTCTCAGTTATCGATACCGAGTTCTCGAGCATCAGGGAGAGATTTGACGCCGAAATGAGAAAAATGGAGGACGAGATGAGCAAATTCCGATCAGAACTCATGAACAGGGAAAGCAACAATTTCTTCAAGAGTTCGACaag CACCACCTCATCATCACAGCACAGCGACAGCAGACAGCTCGCTGAACCCGGCCATTGGGACAGTCTGAACTCCCCCCTTATCCAAGACGAAGGCGATGGCAAATCCCTCAAACTCCGATTCGATGTTAGTCAGTACACCCCTGAAGAAATCGTTGTGAAGACAGTCGACAACAAATTATTG GTTCACGCCAAACACGAAGAGAAGTCAGAGACAAAATCAGTGTACAGAGAGTACAACAGAGAATTTCTCCTGCCAAAAGGTACAAATCCAGAGGCCATCAAGTCTTCGCTGTCTCGAGACGGTGTCCTGACCGTGGAGGCGCCACTGCCACAGCTCGCCATCACCGACAGGAACATCCCCATCCAGAAGCATTGA